In Lactococcus protaetiae, the genomic window GGAACTTTCAGAAAATGGTGCTGCGCGCGTGCTTTTGACACAGGAGCTTTTGAAAAAATTTGCACTTCGAGATGCTGAAACTTCAAGTATTGTTAGTGTGCCAGGAAATATCCGTGGCATTGAATCTTGGGCGATTTTTGTAGAGCAAGCAGATGGACATTTCCGAGTTCGGATGCGCTCAAAAGTTGTTCCAATCAATGAAATTGCAAAGGCGCATGATGGAGGTGGGCATCCTCTTGCCTCAGGAGCAAATTCATATTCGCTGGAGGAAAATGAAAAGATTTGGCAAGAATTGCAAGATAATTTGAAAAAATGATACTGACAGAGTTCTGTCAGTAAATGAGGCACGCTCTTGTTTTGATAAAAATCACTGACAGAAATTTTGTCAGTGATTTTCTAATTAATTTTCCATAAAATCGCGAAGTTGTTCAAGTGTCAAGCCAGCATTTAAAGCAATAATTAATTTGATTCGCGCTTTTTGTGAATTTACTTCATCAGCGAACATCACGCCAGCATCATGAAGCTGCGAACCGCCACCCTCATAAGAATACACAGGTTCAGCAATTCCATTGAAACAACGTGAAACAAGAACGACGGGAATATTATTTTTTAACAAGCGTTGTAAGGACTGACTTGCGATAGGTGGTAAATTTCCAGCGCCGAGTGCCTCAATGACAATCCCGTCTAGTTTTTCCAAATCAAGTAAATCTAAAATTTGTCCAGTCATTCCCGCAAACGCTTTGACAATAGGAACATTTCCGTGGACAGTGTGGCTTTCCAGATGTTGGTTTTCACTATCTTTGTGAAAATAAATAATTTTGTTTTTTGTCAGTAAACCAAGTGGACCGTGAGTCGGCGTTTGAAAAGTTGAAACATTGGTTGTGTGAGTTTTTGTGACATAACGTGCAGAGTGGATTTCGTCATTCATCACCACAAGCACACCACGGTCATAGGAATTCTTGTCAGCAGCAACACGAATGGCTGTCAGTAAGTTATAAATTCCATCAGTACCCAATTCATTGCTTGAGCGCATTGCACCTGTCAAAACAATAGGTTTGCCTCGAGAAAGCGTCGTATCAAGAAAGAAGGCTGTTTCTTCAAGCGTATCAGTGCCATGAGTGATGACGGCGCCATCAAAAGCTTCAGCAATAAAAGCAGTTTTGATACGATTTTTAAGAACTAACATATCTGTCAGTGTGATATGAGGACTCGGTAAATTAAAGATATCCTCTGTGACTAACTCAACTTCTCCTAACTGCAAATTTACAGCATTCATGGGATTAATGTTGTTTGGAGAAACGTGCCCATTTTCATCTTCAGCCATTGAGATTGTTCCACCAGTGTGTAGTACTAATATTTTTTTCATAAAATCCTCAGTATATTTAATATAAAATGATGTCAAGAGACAAACACGATTAGAGTAATAAATAGCCCAAAATACAAGTTGTTCTTTGTATTCGAGTATATAAGTTTCACCTTGATTCTTCATAGAAAAATTATGAGATGACGCAGTATTTTTTATCATTTCTAATCGTATGGATTCAATTATGTCGGAACAAAATTGTTTGCCACAAAAAATTATATCAAAAATTATTCCATAATAGATATGTGCTCTTTTAAATTTAGAAAAAAATTTAAAAAGAACTACTATTAAAGATTAAGTTTTCCTAAAAAAAGGGAAATAAGCAAATTTTTTGGTGATGAAGAAATAATTTTTAAAATACAACGGTAATATCACTCATGATTGATGAAATCCATCTAAAATTACTGTATAATTTAACTTGAAACTGATTTTTTTCTGACAGATTTGTTTAAAAATAGTAACCAGTTGTTCTTGTAAGAGTTACACGCTAATTATGTGCCGTGGAGGTTGCTGTAAAGCGGAGTTGGTAGAGTTTCTAATAGTGTTTAAAAGTTACTTCGCTGCGCTACGTTGTTGATGCTTGATACAGTGCTACGTGCTTCGCACGGGTCTATGCCGCTATCCGTTTGCCTAGTAAAGCAGTAAGAGCAAAAGGCAAAGCACCTAGCCGGAATGGCAATCCTTGAATTTCGTCCGACTGCCATAGGAACTAAGTGCTTTGCGACTCGACTTGTGGCTTTAGCCACTTAGCGAGAGTGGACAGCGTAGCGCAGCGAAGATAGCGACTAGAGAAAATGGACAAATCCCACTGAATAGGTCTTGACTTCATTAGTGATGACTGTAATTAGTGTGTCATGGCGCTAGAGTGAAGCAACGTCAATCCGTTGGCAATTTTTACAACGGATTAACTATAAGATTGAGTCTTATAAATTAAGCTAGAAAAGATAAATATAATGGATATTAGAGCAGTATTTTTTGATTTAGATGGAACACTTTTTACATCTACGCGAGGTGTTGCAACAAGTACTAGAAAAGCAATTAAAGAATTACGTCAAAAAGGTATTTTTGTCGGGATAGCGACAGGACGAGGACCAGCGTTTGCTATGCCATTGCTAGAAGACTTGGACATGGATTTTGCTGTCACTTACAACGGTCAGTACATTTTTACACCGAAAGAAATTATTTATGATAATCCTTTAGACAAAAAAACATTAAAAAAATTAATGAATTATGCCACACAGAACCACTCAGATATTTCACTTGGTACAGCACATGGTGTTAATGGCTCTGGGTTATTAAAGTTCGGAGAAACACGTCTCGCAGGTTTTTTGTCTGGACTTTTGCCTAATGGTACATCAGGTGTTGCAAGAAATGGTTTTAAACACGTTGTACGCCGCATTCTTCCTCAAAATTCTCAATTGGCTGACGAAGATGAAGCGATTTATCAGGCAATGATGGTTGCGACACATGATGAAACGGATAAACTTCAAGCAGAGTTTCCTGAACTTCTCGTGACGAGAAGTAATCCCTATTCTGTGGATTTGATTCCGGTAGGAGTAGGAAAATTGCAAGGCATTGAACGTCTTGGCGAACGTTTTGGTTTCGAGTTAAATCAAGTGATGTGCTTTGGTGACTCAGAAAATGATATTACAATGCTCGCAGGGAGCGGATATGGCATTGCAATGGGAAATGCACTCCCTGAGGTTAAAAAAATTGCAACTTATATTACAGATACCAATAATCAAGACGGTATTGCAAAGTCGCTTGCTTACTATGGCTTAATCCGCTTTTCTGTTGAAAAAGATTTTATCTCAAAAGACGAAAATTTTAATAAAGTTAAAGAATTTCACAAAGTTATGGATGGAAAAACTCAAGAAGTACCGCGTGCTTTTCCCCTATGGAAGCAGGATTTCGAGCAGGCTTCAAGATAGAAGAAATCGTTGAATTTCTCCATGCAGCGACAAATAGTGACGATGAAAAATTTGAAGGTCTGGTGCAACAATTGCATCAAGATGTAGATAAGGCTGCTGCAAAGGTACGTTCCAAAGCTCATGAAGAAGATGCTCTTACAGGTCAAGTCGATGCAATGATTGACTTACTTTATTTCACCTATGGTTCACTAGTGCTAGCGGGCGTAGATCCTTATGAAATTTTTAATGCAGTACATGCGGCAAATATGGGTAAAATATTCCCTGACGGAAGACCCCATTTTGACCCTGTGACACATAAAGTATTAAAACCACAAGATTGGGAAGAAAAATTCGCCCCGAAAACAAAATAAAAAAAGAACTAGATCGACAAAAGCGAGTTGCGGCAAAGAAAACTAGAAATAATTCATAAAAAAAATAAAATCCCTTGAAAAACGATTTTTTCAAGGGATTTTATGCTAAGTAATGAATTTTATCAAAGCAAGTGTGTGCTATCTCCGCCCTTTCGGGCTCCGCTGTCGATGCTCGCTACGGTGCTAAAGCACCTAGTCGCAATCGCAATACTCCGACCTCTTAGGCCGGAGATAAAGCAACACTAAGCCTTGAATTTCGTCCGACTAAATTCAGTGGCGAGCTGAAACTCCCACTGAATAAGTCTTGACTTCATTCAAAAAAGGCAGAATAAATAGCTCGCAAAGCTTCCTTTTCATCTTTTTCTTTGACCATAAACATGACCGAAACCTCGCTTGAACCTTGTGAGAGCATACTAATGCTAATTCCTTTTTCAGAGAGTGCAGCTGTTGCTCTAGCTGTAACCCCCACGTGTTCTTTCATATCTTCGCCGACAAGCATGATAATCGAAAAATCACGTTCGATGTTAACCTCATCAGGGTGTAGGCTTTCTATCAAGTTAGCAATGAGGTTCTTGGAAACAGGTTGTGTCAGGTAATGGCTACGGATAACCACAGATAAATCATCAATTCCAGTCGGCATATGTTCAAAACGAATACCAAGATTTTCTAAGGCTGATAAGACTTTACGACCAAACCCTACTTCGCGGTTCATCAAATATTTGCTAACATATAATGTTGAAAAATTACTAGACGAGGCAATACCTACGACGGGTGCACCTTTTGTTTCCCGTTGCACAACAATCTTTGTGCCAGGATGTTCAGGATTATTAGTATTTTTAATCACTAGTGGAACATGAGCACGATAGGCTGGAACAAGAGCTTCATCATGTAAAACGGAGAAACCAGAGTAAGCAAGCTCACGCATTTCTCGATATGTAAGCTCGGCAATCGGTACAGGATTTTTGACAATGCCAGGATGGGCAGCAAAGATTCCATTGACATCGGTAAAATTTTCGTAAAGTTCAGCTTTAACTCCTGCAGCAATGATAGAACCAGTGATATCAGAACCACCACGAGAAAAAGTACAGACTTCTCCTTTTGCAGTAACACCAAAGAAACCAGGAATAATCAGCGTTTCTTCTAAGTCATTGAGATATTTGATACGTTCGTAAGAACTTTGAATGAGTCGTGCATTTCCAGGGTCAGAAGAAACTAAGATACCTGCATCTGCTGGATGAACATAACGGCTTTTAAGACCGGCAGAAGAGAAATAATCAGCAATCAATTTTGCATTGTTATTTTCACCAGCGGCTAAAAAAGTATCATAGGTATAAGGATTATCAATTGGTAAAGAGGCGAGTTGTTGGATGTTTTCTTTAATGTCCTCGATAATATGACTATCCATGTTGAGTTCGTTATAAATTTCTAGATAGCGAGCGACAATCCAGTCTTGGTAAACTTTAATTCCTCGTTCGTCTTGCGCTTTGCAAGCTTTATGATAAGCAATGAGTGCATCAGTAACTTTCGTATCAGCACCAGAACGTTTTCCAGGCGCAGAAACAACGATAAATTTTCGTTTATTATCACTATTGACAATATCAAAGACTCTTTTAATCTGGGCAGCAGAGGCGAGTGAAGAACCTCCAAACTTTGCAACTTTCATTTATATATTCCCTCAATCTTAACCATTTTTGTATAAATTTACAATTTGACTTATTATAACCAATTTTCAGATAATTTTCAACGCTCAAATGACAAGGAGATAGGTGGTTTTTTGAAGAATATAATAAGCTTGTGAGACCAGCAGGTAGAGTTTTTTCCTTGGATTTTTATTTTACCTTCAATCTTGATTTCCTATTTTTCAATAGTTCTTGCAAATCGTATTCATATCTTGGTATAATTAACGTATGAAATTTAAAGCAGTTATTTTTGATATGGATGGTGTTTTGGTTGATACTGAACGCTATTATTTGCAACGTCGCGCGGATTTTTTTGGAAGTCATCATATTTCAATTGACCATTTGACACCTAGTGATTTTATTGGTGGAAATATGAAAGACATTTGGCCACGGATTTTGAGAGATTCTTATAATGAAAATGAGGCGAAACAGCTTCAAGTTGAATATGACCTGTATAAAAAGAATACGCCCATGCCTTATAAAGAACTTCTTTTTCCAGATGTTACGCGAATTCTGAGTTATCTACAAGCTCAACAGGTTAAGATAGCTTTAGCATCAAGCTCTACAATGTTAGATATTGATTTAGCGTTGGATACACATCATTTGCGACCTTATTTTGATGTCATATTGTCAGGAAATGATTTTAAAGAATCTAAACCGAACCCAGAAATTTATCTGTCAGCAATGACAAAGCTGGAGGTAAATGCTGACGAGAGTTTAATTATAGAGGATTCAGAAAAAGGCATTCAAGCAGGAAAAGCAGCAGGAGCAACAGTTTGGGCGGTTAAAGATTATCGTTTTGGAATGAACCAAGCACGTGCTGACCGATTTGTTGATACACTGACAGAAGCTCAAAAATTACTGACAAGTCTGTAAAAAAGAGTGGAGGACGTAGACATATAGCTACTAGCTTATAGATTTGTGGGATAATGTGTGAGGGCTTTGTCAGTAGGCTGACAGAAATCTCATCTATTGATTTCAAGGCTGATTTTGCTTGAGGCGAAACTATCAGTGTACTGACAGGCTTCAATCGTTAAAAAATTCCTTTAAAAGCCCGCGAATCCTTTAAGTTTTCCCCATCCTATGTTAAAATAGGAAACTATAGGAGTGATACTATGAATTTTGTCCGTCGATTCTCGCCACTAACCATTGTTATCATCATGATTCTTGTTCAGGTCATTGAATCACTCGTCCTGATTTTTTCTGATACTCGTCGTTCGGGATTGATTTATTTACTTATTTTGAATGTTGTGATTACTTTGATACTATTATCGCAAACGAGAAATTATCAATTGCGACGTCAGGATTTTATTAGAAAAATTAATGACGAAGCTGAGAATTCTCTCAATGCAACATTGGATAATATGCCGATTGGGGTGATTCGATTTAATAATCAAAGTCTAGAACCTGAGTGGTTCAATCCTTTTGTAGATATGGTTTTCAAGGGTAATGACAAGATTATCAATCGTGATGACATTAAACTTATTTTAAAAAATGTAAATGATGACCAATACATTAATATTGGTAGCCAAAAATATGTGGCCGAATTAGACTCAGAAAAAAGTTTGATTTATCTTATTGATGCAACGAAAGAAGTAGCTTTCAAGTCTGAATTTAATGACAGTAGAGCAGTCATCGGATCAATTTCTGTAGATAATTATGATGATGCTACGGATTTGATTACAGACAGTGAGCGTACAGCAATTAATAGCTTTATTTCTACTTTTCTGGAAGAATTTGCTGATAAGTATGGCATATATCTTCGAAGGATTAACAGCAGTCGGCATTATTTTTTCTGCGATTATCGTATTTTAGAAAAAATTATTAATGACAAATTTTCAGTACTCAATGATTTTAGAAAATCATCAGCAGAAAAAAATATCCCATTGACACTTTCAATCGGTGTCTCTTACGGTTGGAACGATTTCCCAGCGATTGGTAAAGTAGCGATGAATAACCTCGAACTTGCCCAAGTACGTGGAGGAGACCAAGTTGTACTCCGAGAGAATACAGAGCAAGCTAGACCCGTTTATTTCGGTGGAAATTCTGAAAGTAGAACACAAAAAAGCAGAACTCGTGCGCGTGCAATTTCAACAGCTTTGCGTACAATTATTGCGGAATCAGATGATGTATTCATTGTTGGACATAAGTACACAGATATGGATGCACTTGGTGCGGGAGTTGCAATGAATGCTTTCGCCAATATGTGTGGAAAAGAAGCTTTTGTTGTTTACGACCCAGAGCAGTTATTGCCTGATGTTGGGCGTGCGATTGATAAGATGAATGAATCTTCGGATGGCTTTACTCATATTATTCGTTTAGAAACGGCAAAAAATCTGAAAAAAGCTAACTCTTTGCTTATTATGGTCGATCATTCAAAGACAGGGCAGACTTTAAACTTTGATTTCTACAATTCTTTTGAAAAAGTAGTGGTCATTGACCATCACAGGCGTGACGATGATTTTCCAGAACAGGCTTTGCTTTCATATATTGAATCATCGGCAAGTTCAGCGAGTGAGTTGACCGTTGAAATTTTACAATTTCACGATAATAATCGCAGGAAAATGTCCACGATTGAGGCCAGTATCGTCCTTGCTGGAATTGAGATGGATACTAAAAACTTTACGAAAGCAACAACAGAACGTACCTTTGAGGCTGCTGCCTATCTTCGTTCACGCGGAGCAGATAATGATTTGATTAAGATGATTATGGCAACAGACTTTGAGAAATATAAAAAAGTAAATGAAATTGTCCTTAATTCAAAAGTTATCTTACCCCATATTGCTCTTGGTTTAGGGATTGAGCATCAGAAATACGATAATATTACGACAGCAAAAGCAGCAGACACCATGTTGGAAATGGCAGGTATAACGGCATCTTTTGCTGTTACACAGCATATTAATGGTTTTATTTCAATTTCAGCACGCTCGCGCAATGGCTTCAACGTGCAAACACTCATGGAAAAAATGGGCGGCGGCGGTCATTTCAACAATGCGGCAACTCAGATTTATGAAAAAAATATAGAAGAAGTAAAAAAAGATTTGATTGAATTGTTAAAAGAAAGAGAGAATGAAAAATGAAGGTAGTATTTTTAGCAGATGTCAAAGGTCAAGGGAAAAAAGGTGAAGTTAAAGAAGTACCGACAGGTTATGCTCAAAATTTCCTAATTAAAAAGAACCTCGCTAAACCAGCGACTGCAGCTGCTCTTTCAGAAGTTAAAGGTCAAGCTAAAGCAAAAGAAAAAGAGGAAGCCCAACTTCTAGCTGAAGCAAAAGCGCTTAAAACAATTCTTGAAAAAGAAGATACAATCGTTGAAATTGGGATGAAAGTTGGTCAAACTGGCCACACTTTTGGTGCAGTTGACAAATCAGATATTGCCAAAGCATTGAATATCCAGTATCAAGTTAAACTTGATAAACGTAAAATTCAACTTGAAAATAAAATTCAAGCTTTAGGTACAAAAGATATACCTATCAAGCTTCATCGTGATGTGACTGCGATAGTTAAAGTCCGAGTGAGTGAGGCCTAAAATGCCTGAAATTGGTCTCATAAAGGCTCCTCCTCAAGATTTAGCGGCTGAACAGGCCGTTCTTGGGGCTGTTTTTTTGGATAGTGATAGACTAGTTGAAATTAAAGAGTTTTTAACCGCAGATGATTTTTATAAAACTGCTCATAAAGTTATTTTTAGAGCAATGGAAAAATTATCAGATGGCAGAGAAGCGATTGATGTTTTGACGATTCGATCTCAACTTGAAAATCAGGGAGAGCTTGAAAGTATTGGGGGAATTGCTTACATTGCTGAGCTTGCAACAGCGACTCCAACAGCAGCTAATGCAACATATTATGCAAAAATTGTTGCAGAAAAATCTTTGCTTCGTAAGCTTATTAATAAGTTAACAGAGTCTGTAGAAAAAGCTTATGAGCAAGAATTACCTGCGGATGATGTTTTGGCACAGGCAGAGAAAAGTTTAATTGATGTCCAACAAGGTAGAAATACCAATGGATTTAAAAAGATATCAGATGTGCTTTCTATCCATATGGACGACCTTGAGCAGCGGGCGCAACAAAAATCAAATATTACGGGGATTGCTACGGGCTATCCTGCTTTAGATAATATGACGACAGGACTGCACGAAGAAGAACTGATTATTCTTGCTGCCAGACCTGCGGTTGGGAAAACTGCGTTTGCACTTAATATTGCACAAAATATTGGAACAAAACAGGATAAGACCGTTGCCATTTTCTCATTGGAAATGGGGGCTGAAAGTTTGGTCAGTCGGATGATTGCTGCAGAGGGTTCTATTGATTCTCATAGCTTGAGAACTGGTCAGCTCAATGATCAAGAGTGGAATGATTACTTTATGGCAACAGGGACATTGTCACGTGCGAGTATCTATATTGATGACACGCCAGGGATTAAAATTTCTGAAATCCGTGCTAGGTCGCGCAAATTAGCTCAAGAAACGCAAAATCTTGGTTTAATTGTGATTGACTATTTACAGTTAATCTCAGGAACTGGTCGTGAAAATCGTCAACAAGAAGTTTCGGAAATTTCTCGTCAACTGAAGATTTTAGCAAAAGAGCTAAAAGTTCCTGTTATTGCCCTATCGCAGCTTTCTCGTGGAGTTGAGCAACGTCAGGATAAAAGGCCTGTCTTATCAGATATTCGTGAATCAGGTTCAATTGAGCAGGATGCGGATATTGTTGCTTTCTTATATCGTGATGATTATTATGATAGAGGAACTGATGAAGATGATGACGGAGAGGAATTACCTCAAGATAATAAAGTTGAGGTGATTATTGAGAAAAACCGCTCAGGAAGTCGGGGAACAGTCGAGCTTTTGTTTATCAAAGAGCATAATAAATTTGCCAGTATTGATAGCCGATATAGTGACTAGATTTTTAGGGCTATTTCATGTTATAATACTAGTAATTGTCTAAATTTGTCTTAGCATGAAATGTAAAATCAAGGGGGTAGAAGAATCGGAGAAATCCGACTTTTACGTCTTATTTGGAGAAACTTGTAGTCAAAAGAAACAGGTTGTATCTCTCTAAGCTTTGTATTACAAAGCTACGAAAGGAAATGAAATGGATAATCAAAATCAAGAAGTTGGAAAAATCGTTGATATTCGCAATAATGTGAAAGCCCATCTTGGACAAACGATTGAAATCACTTCACAATTTGGTCGTAAGCGTGAAAATCGTCATAAAGTCAATCTTATTGAAGCCTATGCTACTCACTTTGTGATTGAAAATATTCCAGCACGTGGACCTAAAACAACAGAATCATACCAATATGCTGATATTTTGACACAAACTATCTTGATTCACTATCCAAACGCTTAATTTGGAGATTAATAAGAGTTTTTTGGTATTTATCAAAGCAAGTGCGTGCTATCTCCGCCCTTTGGGCTCCGCTGTCGATGCTCGCTACGGTGCTACGTGCTTCGCACGCCGTTCTACGAACGGTCTACGCAACTTCGTTGCTCCATTGTCCGTTTGCTTGGCTGCTAAAGCAGCAAGAGCAAACGGCAAAGCACCTAGTCGCAATCGCAATTCCCCACCTCTTAGGTAGGGGATAAAGCAGCACTAAGCTTCGAATTTCGTCCGACTAAATTCAGTGGCGAGTTTAAACTCCCACTGAATAAGTCTTGACTTCATTTGATTTGAACTCTCTTGTTTTAGAATGCTGATGAAATCAAATAGCTCTATATTATTAGATATATCGTGGTACTGTTTTGTACTACAACATTGTGGAGCCTGAGTTGCTATGATGTAAAATTAACTCAGGATTTACAAAAGATTTAAGTTGGAAGGAGGAGATAACGGTGATGACTGCAAATTGGGATATGACACCAGTCAAAGGTGGTTCTGGGAATGCATTTTCTGGTAAAATTGATAAAGAGCGCATTTTTATTAAAAAAAATGGCAGTCCTTTTTTACCAAGCATTTATCTTGAAGGAATCACGCCTAAGGTCTTATGGACGAAACGTACGGCCGAGGGAGATACGTTATCTGCTCAACCCTGGATTGATGGACATACTTTAAGTCCAGAAGATATGAGTGACCGCCAGATTAATCATATTTTGGCACATTTGCATGATTCTAAAAAGCTTGTGGAATCATATAAAAAGCTGGGAAGTCAAGTTATTCCACCGAAACAATTGTTGGAAAATTGTGTAAAACAAACTAAGGCTTTGCAGACAAACCGCTTTTTATCAAGTATTATTGAGGAAATGTATCAGGAAATTCCAGAGCTTCAAAATGATGAGGTTGTTGTGGTTCATGGTGATGTAAATCATAAAAACTGGCTTGTTGATGATGCTTCTGGAAAGATATACCTTGTGGATTGGGACACCGTTTTTCTGTCTGATTCGATGGTGGATATGGCGCATGTATTGTCGCATTATATTCAGCACGAAGACTGGAGTTTATGGTTGATGAGCTCAGGTGTTAGACCACGGGCAGACTTGATGGATAAGGTCGCTTGGTATGGAAAATTATCCTTTCTTCGTCAAATTTCTGAATATCTCGTTAGAGGAAAAATGAAAGAAGTAAACCAAGAAATTTTAGGTCTTCGAAATTTTTGTGAATTATTTTAGTAAAAATAGGCTAGGGTCTCCTTCCTATTTTTTGGCTTATGGCAATTGATTTGAGGTATACTGTAGATTGTCAGCTTTGATGAATGGCTATTCCGACTTGGTAATTCAGTGCTATAGCCACTTCGCATTGTTGCTTTGTCTTTTGTTCTTGAGTGGGACAACAAGGTTGCGTAGACCGTTCGTAGAACGGTGTGCAAAGCACATGAACTTGCCACTTTATAGGATAGTCGTTTGTGTTAAAGCAGCAATGGATATGTTAGTTGTTTCATCTATTAGTAGCTTAGTGAAGTTGATGGTGGAGCAAAGCGGAGATAGAGCCTGTGGCGTGAAACGAACATAGACCGTTCAGAGAAATGGTGTAGAAAGTGCATGTCATGGCGATTTTTTCACTATGAAGTTAGTCAGTAACGTCAATCTGTTGTTAGTTTTTAACCAAGCAAGTGTTTGCTATCTTCGCCCTTTGGGCTACGCTGTCCATCCTCGCTATGGTGCTAAAGCACCTAGTCGGATTGGCAACTCTCCCACCTCTTTTAGGTGGAGGGATAGGCAACACTAAGCTTTGTTTTCGTTCTACTAACATCAGTGGGAGAGAAAGAATCTCCCACTGATGAAGTAATCACTTCAAAAC contains:
- a CDS encoding Veg family protein, producing MDNQNQEVGKIVDIRNNVKAHLGQTIEITSQFGRKRENRHKVNLIEAYATHFVIENIPARGPKTTESYQYADILTQTILIHYPNA
- a CDS encoding aspartate kinase translates to MKVAKFGGSSLASAAQIKRVFDIVNSDNKRKFIVVSAPGKRSGADTKVTDALIAYHKACKAQDERGIKVYQDWIVARYLEIYNELNMDSHIIEDIKENIQQLASLPIDNPYTYDTFLAAGENNNAKLIADYFSSAGLKSRYVHPADAGILVSSDPGNARLIQSSYERIKYLNDLEETLIIPGFFGVTAKGEVCTFSRGGSDITGSIIAAGVKAELYENFTDVNGIFAAHPGIVKNPVPIAELTYREMRELAYSGFSVLHDEALVPAYRAHVPLVIKNTNNPEHPGTKIVVQRETKGAPVVGIASSSNFSTLYVSKYLMNREVGFGRKVLSALENLGIRFEHMPTGIDDLSVVIRSHYLTQPVSKNLIANLIESLHPDEVNIERDFSIIMLVGEDMKEHVGVTARATAALSEKGISISMLSQGSSEVSVMFMVKEKDEKEALRAIYSAFFE
- a CDS encoding HAD family hydrolase produces the protein MKFKAVIFDMDGVLVDTERYYLQRRADFFGSHHISIDHLTPSDFIGGNMKDIWPRILRDSYNENEAKQLQVEYDLYKKNTPMPYKELLFPDVTRILSYLQAQQVKIALASSSTMLDIDLALDTHHLRPYFDVILSGNDFKESKPNPEIYLSAMTKLEVNADESLIIEDSEKGIQAGKAAGATVWAVKDYRFGMNQARADRFVDTLTEAQKLLTSL
- a CDS encoding phosphotransferase family protein, whose translation is MMTANWDMTPVKGGSGNAFSGKIDKERIFIKKNGSPFLPSIYLEGITPKVLWTKRTAEGDTLSAQPWIDGHTLSPEDMSDRQINHILAHLHDSKKLVESYKKLGSQVIPPKQLLENCVKQTKALQTNRFLSSIIEEMYQEIPELQNDEVVVVHGDVNHKNWLVDDASGKIYLVDWDTVFLSDSMVDMAHVLSHYIQHEDWSLWLMSSGVRPRADLMDKVAWYGKLSFLRQISEYLVRGKMKEVNQEILGLRNFCELF
- a CDS encoding DHH family phosphoesterase — its product is MNFVRRFSPLTIVIIMILVQVIESLVLIFSDTRRSGLIYLLILNVVITLILLSQTRNYQLRRQDFIRKINDEAENSLNATLDNMPIGVIRFNNQSLEPEWFNPFVDMVFKGNDKIINRDDIKLILKNVNDDQYINIGSQKYVAELDSEKSLIYLIDATKEVAFKSEFNDSRAVIGSISVDNYDDATDLITDSERTAINSFISTFLEEFADKYGIYLRRINSSRHYFFCDYRILEKIINDKFSVLNDFRKSSAEKNIPLTLSIGVSYGWNDFPAIGKVAMNNLELAQVRGGDQVVLRENTEQARPVYFGGNSESRTQKSRTRARAISTALRTIIAESDDVFIVGHKYTDMDALGAGVAMNAFANMCGKEAFVVYDPEQLLPDVGRAIDKMNESSDGFTHIIRLETAKNLKKANSLLIMVDHSKTGQTLNFDFYNSFEKVVVIDHHRRDDDFPEQALLSYIESSASSASELTVEILQFHDNNRRKMSTIEASIVLAGIEMDTKNFTKATTERTFEAAAYLRSRGADNDLIKMIMATDFEKYKKVNEIVLNSKVILPHIALGLGIEHQKYDNITTAKAADTMLEMAGITASFAVTQHINGFISISARSRNGFNVQTLMEKMGGGGHFNNAATQIYEKNIEEVKKDLIELLKERENEK
- a CDS encoding asparaginase, yielding MKKILVLHTGGTISMAEDENGHVSPNNINPMNAVNLQLGEVELVTEDIFNLPSPHITLTDMLVLKNRIKTAFIAEAFDGAVITHGTDTLEETAFFLDTTLSRGKPIVLTGAMRSSNELGTDGIYNLLTAIRVAADKNSYDRGVLVVMNDEIHSARYVTKTHTTNVSTFQTPTHGPLGLLTKNKIIYFHKDSENQHLESHTVHGNVPIVKAFAGMTGQILDLLDLEKLDGIVIEALGAGNLPPIASQSLQRLLKNNIPVVLVSRCFNGIAEPVYSYEGGGSQLHDAGVMFADEVNSQKARIKLIIALNAGLTLEQLRDFMEN
- the dnaB gene encoding replicative DNA helicase codes for the protein MPEIGLIKAPPQDLAAEQAVLGAVFLDSDRLVEIKEFLTADDFYKTAHKVIFRAMEKLSDGREAIDVLTIRSQLENQGELESIGGIAYIAELATATPTAANATYYAKIVAEKSLLRKLINKLTESVEKAYEQELPADDVLAQAEKSLIDVQQGRNTNGFKKISDVLSIHMDDLEQRAQQKSNITGIATGYPALDNMTTGLHEEELIILAARPAVGKTAFALNIAQNIGTKQDKTVAIFSLEMGAESLVSRMIAAEGSIDSHSLRTGQLNDQEWNDYFMATGTLSRASIYIDDTPGIKISEIRARSRKLAQETQNLGLIVIDYLQLISGTGRENRQQEVSEISRQLKILAKELKVPVIALSQLSRGVEQRQDKRPVLSDIRESGSIEQDADIVAFLYRDDYYDRGTDEDDDGEELPQDNKVEVIIEKNRSGSRGTVELLFIKEHNKFASIDSRYSD
- the rplI gene encoding 50S ribosomal protein L9 — translated: MKVVFLADVKGQGKKGEVKEVPTGYAQNFLIKKNLAKPATAAALSEVKGQAKAKEKEEAQLLAEAKALKTILEKEDTIVEIGMKVGQTGHTFGAVDKSDIAKALNIQYQVKLDKRKIQLENKIQALGTKDIPIKLHRDVTAIVKVRVSEA